A window of the Synechococcus sp. LTW-R genome harbors these coding sequences:
- a CDS encoding ATP phosphoribosyltransferase regulatory subunit — protein sequence MALQPAAGTRDLNPREVVGNRWLSEQLGQVYRLWGYVEVSPPSVERLQTLEAGGRINDSDVLRLATDDPLGLRPEMTASIARAACTRMAELPRPLRLWSCGTVFRSVQSDTGQQRLEEQLQSGVELFGLADGNHSVADAELLRLLLACLQTIGIGSEHRPKLLLGHHGVLSALLDQVPAAQRTAVRQALVSFDPLALAKLELPGHQRQALEQLMRLRGEPEAVLVQLGALLGHSRQLDELAECLKVVAPAAAEAQVELQLDPTFQPHFDLYDGLVLKLVCQGLDAPVEIASGGRYDALVERFGGDASGLGFSFDLEAIQSLLGTENTAPSRPELTLISFKDITQLPAAFSVQAERHQQGHSCLLLHQPCSTEAEARAQADARGCTGLIWLG from the coding sequence ATGGCTCTTCAACCGGCTGCCGGAACCAGGGATCTCAATCCCCGCGAGGTGGTCGGTAACCGCTGGCTGTCCGAGCAACTGGGCCAGGTCTACCGCCTTTGGGGGTATGTCGAGGTCAGTCCCCCCAGCGTGGAACGCCTCCAAACCCTGGAGGCCGGCGGCCGGATCAATGACAGCGACGTGCTCCGGCTCGCCACCGATGACCCCCTGGGCCTTCGCCCGGAAATGACCGCCTCCATCGCCCGGGCAGCCTGCACCCGCATGGCGGAACTGCCCAGGCCCCTGCGTCTGTGGAGCTGCGGCACGGTCTTCCGAAGCGTGCAGAGCGACACCGGTCAGCAACGCCTCGAGGAGCAGCTGCAGAGCGGTGTTGAGCTCTTTGGCCTGGCCGATGGGAACCACAGCGTCGCCGATGCCGAGCTGCTTCGCCTCCTCCTGGCCTGCCTCCAGACCATTGGCATTGGCTCCGAGCACCGTCCCAAGCTGCTCTTGGGCCATCACGGAGTCCTCTCGGCACTCCTCGACCAAGTCCCTGCAGCGCAACGCACGGCCGTCCGCCAGGCCCTCGTCAGCTTTGATCCCCTGGCTCTGGCCAAGCTGGAGCTTCCAGGCCACCAACGCCAGGCCCTCGAACAATTGATGCGCCTGCGCGGCGAGCCGGAGGCCGTGCTGGTGCAGTTGGGAGCGTTGCTAGGCCACTCCCGCCAACTGGATGAGCTTGCGGAGTGCCTCAAGGTCGTTGCACCTGCCGCAGCCGAGGCCCAGGTCGAGCTGCAGCTGGACCCGACCTTCCAGCCCCACTTCGACCTCTATGACGGTCTGGTGTTGAAGCTGGTCTGTCAGGGCCTGGATGCCCCCGTCGAAATCGCCAGCGGCGGCCGCTATGACGCCCTGGTCGAACGGTTCGGCGGGGACGCCTCGGGGCTCGGCTTCAGTTTCGACCTGGAAGCCATCCAAAGCTTGCTCGGTACCGAGAACACGGCCCCAAGCCGCCCCGAGCTCACACTGATCAGCTTCAAGGACATCACCCAGCTGCCGGCGGCCTTCTCAGTCCAAGCCGAACGGCACCAACAGGGCCACAGTTGCCTGCTTCTCCATCAGCCCTGCTCGACGGAAGCTGAAGCCCGAGCGCAAGCCGATGCAAGGGGCTGCACTGGTTTGATCTGGTTGGGCTGA
- a CDS encoding ferredoxin family protein, whose translation MAHTIVTDVCEGVADCVDACPVACINPGSGANTKGTEFYWIDFDTCIDCGICLQVCPVAGAIIPEEKPELQRAY comes from the coding sequence ATGGCACACACAATCGTCACCGACGTCTGCGAAGGCGTGGCCGATTGCGTTGATGCCTGCCCGGTGGCTTGCATCAACCCTGGAAGCGGAGCCAACACCAAGGGCACCGAGTTCTATTGGATTGATTTCGACACTTGCATCGACTGCGGCATCTGCCTCCAGGTCTGCCCAGTGGCCGGGGCGATTATTCCGGAGGAGAAGCCCGAACTCCAACGCGCCTACTAA
- a CDS encoding 2Fe-2S iron-sulfur cluster-binding protein produces the protein MHSHPITVHWRQENRTIQLNVPEGEYILRSFEQQGEPLPFSCRNGCCTACAVRVLDGEIDQREALGLSKDIRSRGYGLLCVARATGPLEVETQDEDEVYELQFGRHFGRGKVRAGLPLDEE, from the coding sequence ATGCACAGTCACCCGATCACGGTTCATTGGCGCCAAGAGAACCGCACGATCCAGTTGAACGTGCCCGAAGGCGAGTACATCCTCAGGAGCTTTGAGCAACAGGGAGAACCCCTCCCCTTCAGCTGTCGCAATGGCTGCTGCACGGCCTGCGCCGTTCGCGTCCTCGACGGTGAGATCGACCAGCGCGAAGCCCTGGGCTTGTCCAAGGACATCCGCAGCCGTGGCTATGGGCTGCTCTGTGTGGCCCGTGCCACTGGTCCCTTGGAAGTGGAGACCCAGGACGAAGACGAGGTCTATGAGCTGCAGTTCGGCCGCCACTTCGGCCGCGGCAAGGTGCGCGCCGGCCTGCCCTTGGATGAGGAGTGA
- a CDS encoding inositol monophosphatase family protein, giving the protein MQTRLTDQAAQNSGLSQAELERFSTVARQAATAGALELKRLFGRLERIREKGRAGDLVTEADVAAEQAVLTVLSEATPELGVLAEESGRKEGQSSDLQWCVDPLDGTTNYAHGYPFFGTSIGLTWRGQPLLGALAVPALDRLYWAAPGLGAWCNDAPIQVSGCTSLGESLLVTGFAYDRHTRLDNNYAEFAYFTHRTRGVRRGGAAAVDLAFVAQGLLDGYWERGLSPWDLAAGMALVEQAGGVVSAYDGSPAVLASGKLIACTPGLQQPLVDGLANCRPLTGASFGAPELDPPTP; this is encoded by the coding sequence ATGCAGACCCGTCTCACCGATCAAGCCGCCCAGAACTCCGGCTTAAGCCAGGCCGAGCTGGAGCGTTTCAGCACGGTAGCCCGCCAGGCGGCAACGGCCGGAGCCCTCGAGCTGAAGCGGCTCTTTGGACGCCTGGAGCGGATCCGCGAAAAGGGCCGTGCCGGTGACCTCGTCACCGAAGCCGATGTCGCCGCCGAGCAGGCCGTGCTGACGGTGCTGAGCGAAGCCACCCCCGAGTTGGGGGTGTTGGCCGAGGAGAGCGGCCGCAAGGAAGGGCAGAGCAGTGACCTGCAGTGGTGCGTTGACCCGCTCGATGGGACGACGAACTATGCCCATGGCTATCCCTTCTTCGGAACGTCCATCGGCTTGACCTGGCGCGGACAGCCCCTGCTGGGTGCCCTGGCCGTACCGGCCCTGGATCGCCTCTATTGGGCCGCCCCGGGTCTTGGGGCCTGGTGCAATGACGCCCCGATCCAGGTCAGCGGCTGCACGAGCCTGGGGGAGTCCCTGCTGGTGACGGGCTTTGCCTATGACCGCCACACCCGCCTGGACAACAACTACGCGGAGTTCGCCTACTTCACGCACCGCACCCGCGGCGTCAGGCGTGGCGGCGCCGCGGCGGTGGATCTGGCCTTCGTGGCCCAGGGGCTGCTGGATGGCTACTGGGAACGGGGGCTCTCCCCTTGGGACCTCGCCGCCGGCATGGCCCTGGTGGAGCAGGCCGGTGGTGTCGTCTCGGCCTACGACGGATCGCCGGCGGTGTTGGCCAGCGGAAAACTGATTGCCTGCACCCCTGGACTGCAGCAACCGCTCGTGGATGGTCTCGCGAACTGCAGGCCACTGACCGGGGCCAGTTTTGGCGCGCCGGAACTGGATCCGCCCACTCCATAG
- the pstB gene encoding phosphate ABC transporter ATP-binding protein PstB, translated as MISTPQASSDSSNGVCLSLQDVSISYGSKEAVRGVYMEIPRGQVTAFIGPSGCGKSTVLRALNRMNDLIDGCSIKGRVIFDQQDLYARHVDPVEVRRRIGMVFQKPNPFPKSIYENISFGARVNGYKGDMDELVERSLRKAALWDETKDKLKESGYALSGGQQQRLCIARTIAIEPEVILMDEPCSALDPISTLKIEEMMHELKKNYTIVIVTHNMQQAVRVSDYTGFFNVSQRSDRDSKVGTLVEFAETERIFNAPKEQATQDYVTGRFG; from the coding sequence GTGATCTCCACCCCCCAGGCCAGCTCTGATTCCAGCAACGGGGTTTGCCTGTCCCTGCAGGACGTCTCGATTAGCTACGGCAGCAAAGAGGCAGTTCGCGGGGTCTACATGGAGATCCCCCGGGGACAGGTCACGGCTTTCATCGGCCCCTCGGGCTGCGGCAAGAGCACGGTGCTGCGGGCCTTGAACCGCATGAACGATCTGATCGACGGCTGTTCAATCAAAGGCCGGGTCATCTTCGATCAGCAGGACCTCTACGCCCGGCATGTGGATCCGGTTGAGGTGCGCCGCCGGATTGGGATGGTGTTCCAAAAGCCCAATCCCTTCCCGAAAAGTATTTACGAAAACATCTCCTTTGGCGCCCGCGTGAATGGCTACAAGGGCGACATGGACGAGCTCGTGGAGCGCTCCCTTCGCAAAGCTGCCCTCTGGGATGAAACCAAGGACAAGCTCAAGGAAAGCGGTTACGCCCTCTCCGGCGGTCAACAGCAGCGCCTGTGCATTGCACGAACGATTGCGATTGAGCCCGAGGTGATCCTGATGGACGAACCCTGCTCAGCACTCGATCCGATCTCGACGTTGAAGATCGAGGAAATGATGCACGAGCTGAAGAAGAACTACACGATCGTGATCGTCACCCACAACATGCAACAGGCCGTTCGGGTGAGCGATTACACCGGTTTCTTCAACGTCAGCCAACGCAGCGATCGCGATAGCAAGGTGGGAACACTGGTGGAATTTGCTGAGACGGAGCGCATCTTTAACGCACCCAAAGAGCAGGCCACCCAGGACTACGTCACCGGCCGATTCGGCTAA